The region ACGTTAAATTTATAACGTCCAAGTCCACTCCTCAAAAAGAAAGTGTACACAgtcgtcgcaatataatttatccaACTATGAATAGGGGTCAAATCCACAGTGAACAATATAAAAGCGATTGAGAAAGTAAAGatttatcaccaactaagctaagccaaacacatttttaatatttggtttttaatttaaaaactaacaaagaCAAAACTAACCTAGATAGCAAGTAAGATGATCAATGGCCataagcatggatacaagggaatttacactcaagtaacgatctAATATATTTTACGATTTTATAACTAAGGgcgagtttatgttaatagatcatgatttctaaaatctcactgaaagtcttccaaccaaatcaatgaattttacTCTAAGCTttttcaagccttagagtgtgatattaggcacaatcaatttaacctcaagttaaCTATCATATTCCTAGCTCAAattattagatgaggtttaaagcTCCAAATCCTTGTTTATTAATCTTTCCTaacctcaattttcctctttcgagctcaaataaaagtaaatgggtgagtcctggggttagctaatcccttaagaagcattgaagaaacaaagacccacttAATTAGTAATAAAAActgttcaatacataagcaaaatgAGAGATTTAATTCAACACTTGATAATGAATAttctcataaacaagattcaagtgagagaataaaatataacacacttaaatatgCAATATATAataaggaattgaagaaaggattaagaGTTTGCTTATTAAAGTGCTCCAATGTTCTCTTCCAAAGTATTGGTTAAAGAATCCTAGCTTCCAAGACTTGGAaatatggccaaagatgaaagaTATTTTGCCCTAAGCTTCACTtttataattcccaaatttcccAACTCAAACCATGATGAAAACAGCCAGTAAATTTCGAATTTGCAGATCTGATccatttttgcatttttagccacttttttcattttcttcaatttggcttcttttgacttgtttttcacttggtttctccCCGATCACTTCTCAATCTTATAAAACTTGTAAAATAGAATTAAACAACATTagatgcactattttctcaatcaaacatagcaaaaatctaagattaaaaaaaaaagataagttggtaaaataccagcTTATCAAGGGGTGGATTTGGGGGTTGGTGGTGGGTGTAGGGCATACAGGGGTAGGTTGGGGAATGCATTGGTATGTTTATATTaatctagaaaatattttctctcaaatttttatgaaattttttttcaatagaaaaacatttttccagATCTTAAATGCaacaaacaagagaaaataggAAAACATTCTCTATCATGCCAAAATTTTATCCAGAAACCTATGGGCTAAAGGTATGAAATGCGCAGCAGATGTAACTAACAGGATGTCACTTTCTTCAAAGAACGTGAAATTTCCTCTATGAACTGATGTTTGGAGAAAAGCTAAGTGTCAAACATCTGACAGTTTTTGGCTTTATAGGTTATGTTTATATCCTTGATTCTAAAGGGAACAAGTTGGACGCCAAGGCAAGAAAATGCATTTTTGTTGGATATGACGAAAGAAAAAAGGGTTGGAAGTGCATGAATCCGAAAACTCATTGTTTCGTACCATTAGAATTCAGGTTAGACAGAGGAAAGCCTCTCAATCCGTATTTGAAGGCGAAGATGATCGATTCTTTTTTTCGAAGGGAATTAAAGCCTAAGGAGATAGGGCTCTTTCCAGACGAGCTGGTGTTCGATGGTGAACGAGAGATAGAGGAGCGCACTGTTCTAGGCCAATGGGTAGATCACTGGTTGCGATGGGTCTCTTGGTATCACACCTCGGCATGGAACATGTTCACAAGGATCTTGGCATGATGGAAGGCCTAGGAGTATCGTGGGAGCACGAGGGTGCATGTGGAAGAGTGGCCAAGACAATGCCAAGAACACGAGAGGCTGCAGTTGCATTGGGAGAGAGTTCTAAAATATTGAAGCATGGGGTTTCAAGCTTACCCATCACATATGTTTCTCTAGATAATACAACTATAGAGGAGCTAAGAGAAAGGGAGAGCTAGGAAATTCAACAACATGATATTAAGTAAGCAGATGATTTGTGTGGTTCACAAAGGCCAAAAAGAACTACTGTTAAGCCAGACTGCTACAAAGATGAAAATTTTATCAATACATATTCATGCCTCTTTGCAAGACATATTAATGACAGAAGGCCTTCATCATTTGAAGAAGCATGAGGAGTGGGGAAAATATATCTTCACCATAGTACGCCCAAAAGCTTCGTCTGAGTTCTTCCACGAATAGTTTGAGATAGCTtccaaaaaattactttaagggggagtgtgaaaaattaaagttgacttttggaggaataaatatcatagatatttagaaaaaaattctaGAATGACCTAGTGTAGAATCTTGGAGATTATTATCTTGAAGAAATATCTAGGTATTCTAGAGCATTGCTAGAAATTAAGTTAACTAGATTTTTCTTGTAGATGTATCTAGAAAAATATCTAAAACCAAGCCGTTCAAGCCAATTCAAGAAATCTTCTTCCATAGCAATGTTCTCCTAACTTAGAGTATTCTTTATCCCTTcatagcttcctcttctttaatTGAATCTTCCAATCTTAGTTAACGATCTTTGATTAGCAGAAGGTTTTCCCGATTTATTTTTTCATCTGCTATTCTCTACAAAGGACCAATGGCGGAGCTAGGTTGGGGTTCATTCAAACCCCATTCGGCAAAAAGTTATACCATATATATAGCAGATATTGAACCCCCTTAGTTTCTTCGTGTATttacctttttatatttttgaacctccTTAATAAAATCTTGGGTCCGCCACCGCAAAGGACACTTCAAAGCTATAATAAGAAAGTAAAAACACAATGATGAGGTTAAAAATCTAAAAACTTGACATTGAAACATGTCCCGTTGTTCATTAAGCTTAGGTGAGCttggaaaagaaatgaaatCATTTTTGGACATCTTTTACTCTTTGGGCTGCCAAAACAAAAGACAAGACAGTGAGCAATTAGTCTAACAAGCTAAGCATTCCGGTCAGATTGAGCTTCATATAAAATTGACTAAAGGGTTGAAATTTCGGACCATTCTGCCACTCTTTGTAACgttttattaaatattatttaatttacaaaAGAATGAATTGAACAAACCCAATTAAAATGATTACTCCATACTATAATAACATGAATTCAGACTTTTCAATGTTTATTGTACACGCTGTTTTCGTCTAATAGTGCATAAAATTATGGAACAAAGTAGCTGGTCCTGTCCCTTATTTAATGATATATATCTTCCATTGaccttttctatatatatattagaaagaTGCTAAGGTTAAAGACAACTGGATCCTATAAATGACTACCAACTTATATAGAAAAGGTCAATGGAAGATATATATCATTAAATACGGGACAGGACCAGCTACTTGTTCCATAATTTTATGCACTATTAGATGAAAACAGCGTGTACAATAAACAttgaaaagatatatatattagaaagaCGCTAAGGTTAAAGACAACTGGATCCTATAAATGACTACCAACGTATATAGAAAAGGTCAATAGAAGATATATATCATTAAATACGGGACAGGACCAACTACTTGTTCCATAATTTTATGCACTATTAGATGAAAACGGCGTGTACAATAAACATTGAAAAGTCTGAATTCATGTTATTATAGTATGGAGTGATCATTTTAATTGGGTTTGTTCAATTCATTCTtttgtaaattaaataatatttaataaaacGTTACAAAGAGTGGCAGAATGGTCCGAAATTTCAACCCTTTAGTCAATTTTATATGAAGCTCAATCTGACCGGAATGCTTAGCTTGTTAGACTAATTGCTCACTTTCTTGTCTTTTGTTTTGGCAGCCCAAAGAGTACAAGATGTCCAAAAATGatttcatttcttttccaaGCTCACCTAAGCTTAATGAACAACGGGACATGTTTCAATGTCAAGTTTTTAGATTTTTAACCTTATCATTGTGTTTTTACTTTTCAATGTATTGTACACGCCGTTTTCATCTAATAGAGCATAAAATTATGGAACAAGTAGCTGGTCCTGTGTATTTAATGATATATATCTTCTATTGACCTTTTCTATATACGTTGGTAGTCATTTATAGGATCCAGTTGTCTTTAACCTTAGCAtctttctaatatatataaaaggttAGAAGTTTGGGAAGTCATATTAGCCATGGCTTTGATATGGGCAACACTAGTAGTAGTTTCTATTGCGTATGCCTTGTATGAGCTGCTAAATATCCAGACAAGAACAAAGTTTCCTCCAGGTCCAAGGGGGCTTCCCATTTTAGGACATCTTCATTTGTTAGGGAAAAATCCACACCAAGATTTACAAAAACTAGCGAAGATACATGGTCCAATTATGTATTTGCGACTAGGACTAGTACCTACAATTGTTGCATCGTCTGCTGATGCAGCCGAGAAAGTCCTCAAGACATATGATCATATTTTTGCTAGTAGGCCTCATAACGAGGCAGCTCAGCATTTGGCATATGGTCAGAAGAATTTGATATTTGCAAAGTATGGACCATATTGGCGCAACATGCGCAAATTGTGCACTCTGCACCTTTTGACTAATCAAAAGATCAATTCATTTCAATCCATGAGAAGGAAACAAGTTGAACTGATGATCAAATCACTTAAAAATGAAGCTTGTGATCGCCTTCTTGTTGATCTTAGTGCAAAGGTTGCGTCCTTGAATGCTGACTTGACTTGCTTGATGGTATTTGGAAAGAAGTACATGGACGATGATTTGGACAAGAGGGGATTTAAAGCTGTTATTCAAGAGGTTACGCATTTAGCTGCAACACCAAACCTTGGAGATTTTTTCCCCTTCCTTGGTGTAATTGATCTCCAGGGACTCACTCGCCGGCTCAAGAATCTTGCGAAGGTGTTTGATGAGTTTCTTGAGAAGATTATCGATGAACATGTCCAGTCTCATGACCAGAAGCAATCCAAAGACTTTGTCGACACCATGTTGGACATTATGCAATCAGGAGGGGCAGAATTTCAGCTTGACCGTAGCCATATAAAAGCTATCCTCTTCGTATGTTGTTTCATTGCTTTATATTATAAGCTCATCATACGATTAAATTTGTACGTactaatttccttttctttaacaGGACATGCTTGTTGCAGCAGTGGACACTTCAGCAACATCAATAGATTGGATCCTAACAGAGCTTCTTCGGCATCCTGATGCGATGAAGAAACTCCAAAAAGAGTTGGAAGAAGTGGTAGGCCTTGAAAGAATGGTAAAAGAATCACATTTGGAGAAGTTGAAGTACTTAGACATGGTTGTAAAAGAGGGAATGAGGCTGCATTCCGTAGTGCCAGTAACACAACGTGAGGCGATGGAAGAATGTGTAGTTGATGGCTTCCACATACGGAAGGGATCCCGAATCATGATAAATCATTATGCAGTTCAGAGGGATCCAAATGTTTGGCCCGAGCCTGAGATGTTTTTGCCTGAAAGATTTGTTGGAAGCAATATAGATATTCGTGGACGTGACTTCCAACTTTTACCATTTAGCTCTGGCAGAAGAAGTTGTCCTGCAATGCAGTTGGGGATTATCACTGTCCGCCTTGTGGTGGCACAAATAGTGCATTGTTTTGATTGGGAGCTTCCAAATGATATGAAGCCTTGTGATTTGGACCTTGATGAGCACTTTGGGATAGTAACATGCAGAGAAAACCATTTAATGGCTATTCCTACTTATAGACTAAATGAataatgaaaatcattttcGATATTGTAAACCTTATTTCGGGTCGTTACCTCATTAGGATGTGTAAGGTAAGGCCTACCCCCTCGCTTGTACTCTCCTTTGAggattttattaataaaaaaaaccgCTAGACGCCTTGTCTGGTGGTATAAATTCACTGAAAAAATCGATGATTACAAGGAGTTAAATTATGTGGAATTTGTTTTTTTCGCAATCAAGTActtaatgcatttttttttttctgaataaCCTGAATCAAAATCATACTCAATCCATAATCCATTCATTCGAATACAAAACAGTAAACATGAGCATAAGCTGATAATAGAACTTTTAACAGAAGAACCATACTATTACTAGGAGTTAGAACTAACTATAACAATGTATGAACACTTGATTATATATGACTTTCCCAGTAGCTTTCACTTGCCAGATCAGCATTGGAGCAAATGAACTATGTAGCACCCTAAGAGCTAGCTTGCTGCTCAGCTTCAGCATTCACTTTAGAAGACCTCTCAGAATCCTCAGATTTTTGCTGCTCCTCCATTAACAGTATTTGAAAGTTTGCACCGGAAGTTCTAGTAAGGATGTCTGAATGTAAGTATATCCAATAAAATCGGCATCTTTGGATGTTAACATGCCGGCGCACTGCTGAAATCACTGGAAATTCGCCGGCGAACTGCTTAAATCCGTGCATGGTGTCCTTGAAAACACCACGCGGATTCTTGAATCTTCAACTTAAATTTTCAAGGATGTTCAGTTAAGAAGGTACACTAACACTAATATAtgtagggctcgtttggtttgAAGACAAGTTATGATAGGGTCAATTATGTTGGGATGACATTAGTTATGTAGGGATTAATTAGATTAGGATTAGTTACGtaggtattagttatgcaggtattattTAATTGATTGTTTGGTATGTTATATTAAAAGTtatatgcattgcataatttctaaGAAAAACTGTTTGTTTATAAAAATACCCTCCACCTTATATAGTAGAAAAGAGATTTGAGGGACCTCAGggttatttttgttatttcattgttttatcctgggataactaATCCTAGGATTGTTATTCCACATGAATAACTTATCTTGGTACTATTTTAATCCTGGGATACTTATCCCAGGATTAGTAACCAAACAATAAATACGGCAGTACTAAATGTTTATCCCAAGACTAATTTTTCTTATCTGATCCATCATACCAAATGACCCTGTACAGTTTAATTTGCTCTACACATCTTTTGTTATCTATCATTACAATACTGTGAAACATGATTGCTACAGACATCTTCTGTTTCAGGAATTGATTGAGCATTTAGATCAAGTAGAAAATGTAATAATTGTTGAATCAGAATGTGAGGAGAAAGTTGCATCCCATGGTCATTAAATTATGCAGAAATTGGCAGCAATTTTTTGTGTAAGCGACCAAAGGGAAGAGTCAATTATCTGTTTTGTTATTATACTGGAGGTACGTCCAGACTTCTCTTATGGTAAATATACTTTAAACCATATGTAACGACAGGTAgctaagaatcacggacatgttgaaaattcaaaatttaagcATATAGAAAAGTCCAATTTAAATTTATGATGAGAAGATGTATCCGAATTCCACATGCTAACATTTAAGAAAGAATCATAGCTGAAGTCTTAAtcataaagcaaaaaaaaaaataaaaaaaatccacCATTTGAATTAAATATGGTCTATATTTCCTGGGGAGTCTCTTTTGAAATTACTCTTTAATTTTACTctctttgtctcaattt is a window of Lycium ferocissimum isolate CSIRO_LF1 chromosome 12, AGI_CSIRO_Lferr_CH_V1, whole genome shotgun sequence DNA encoding:
- the LOC132041163 gene encoding cytochrome P450 71AU50-like, translated to MALIWATLVVVSIAYALYELLNIQTRTKFPPGPRGLPILGHLHLLGKNPHQDLQKLAKIHGPIMYLRLGLVPTIVASSADAAEKVLKTYDHIFASRPHNEAAQHLAYGQKNLIFAKYGPYWRNMRKLCTLHLLTNQKINSFQSMRRKQVELMIKSLKNEACDRLLVDLSAKVASLNADLTCLMVFGKKYMDDDLDKRGFKAVIQEVTHLAATPNLGDFFPFLGVIDLQGLTRRLKNLAKVFDEFLEKIIDEHVQSHDQKQSKDFVDTMLDIMQSGGAEFQLDRSHIKAILFDMLVAAVDTSATSIDWILTELLRHPDAMKKLQKELEEVVGLERMVKESHLEKLKYLDMVVKEGMRLHSVVPVTQREAMEECVVDGFHIRKGSRIMINHYAVQRDPNVWPEPEMFLPERFVGSNIDIRGRDFQLLPFSSGRRSCPAMQLGIITVRLVVAQIVHCFDWELPNDMKPCDLDLDEHFGIVTCRENHLMAIPTYRLNE